The genomic window CAAGAGCAAGGGTAACAACAGCGGATGGATTGTTATAACGGCCGGCTGGGGATTCGCGGTGGCGATAGCTGTATATGTGACAGGATGGGTAAGTGGAGCTCATATCAATCCTGCAGTAACAATAGCACTTGCTACAATTGGATCCTTTGACTGGGGAATGGTTCCAGGATATGTAGCGGCTCAGGTTGCCGGGGCATTTGCAGGAGGAGTACTTGTATATCTGACATATAAACAACATTATGATGAAACAGAAGATGCAGACGGAAAACTTGCTACTTTCTCTACAGGTCCTGCAATAAGCGGAGCTAAATGGAATGCTATAACTGAGATAATCGGTACAGCTATGCTTGTTATGGGAGTACTTGGAATAACAAACGGAAACAACAACGTGGGTCCTATGGCGGCATTGCTTGTAGGTATTTTAGTTTGGTCAATAGGTTTAAGCATTGGTGGGCCGACAGGATATGCTATAAACCCAGCAAGAGATTTGGGACCTAGAATAGCCCACGCTTTACTTCCTATAAAAGGAAAGAGAGACTCTGACTGGGCTTATGCATGGATCCCAGTAGTGGCTCCTATTGTAGGAGGAATTATAGGGGCGCAGATATATACTGTCTGTCTCAGTGTTTGGAGTTAGTAAAGACAAAAGATATTGTTGGATTATTTGAATTAATTTGAAAAAACTGATAACCTGTCTAAAATAATTTGATTTTAATAGATTTATTAGATTAAATTTTACAGACATTGTTATATTGCTATATATACACTAAAAATTCTGGGAGGTTAATTAAGGTGAATAAAAAATATGTAATCGCATTGGATCAAGGGACAACAAGTTCGAGAGCAATAGTGTTTGATAAAGACGGAAATGCAGTGGGAGTATCTCAAAAGGAGTTTACTCAGATATATCCAAAAGCAGGATGGGTAGAGCATAATCCTATGGAAATATGGGCAAGTCAGAGTTCTGTGGTTACAGAGGTAATAGCTAAAATAGGAATAACAAATGACGAGATAGCGGCTCTTGGAATAACCAACCAAAGAGAAACAACAGTTGTGTGGGATAAAAATACAGGAGAGCCTGTGTATAATGCCATTGTCTGGCAGTGCAGAAGAACGGCAAATATATGTAATGACCTTAAAGAAAGAGGTCTTGAAGAGTATGTAAGACACAATACAGGTCTTGTAATAGATGCTTATTTCTCTGGAACGAAAGTTAAGTGGATCCTTGACAATGTAGAGGGTGCAAGAGAGAGAGCTGAAAAGGGAGATCTACTTTTCGGAACTGTAGATACGTGGTTAATCTGGAAATTAACTAACGGAAAAGTTCACGTAACAGATTATACTAATGCTTCAAGAACGATGCTCTTTAACATAAGAGACCTTAAGTGGGACGAGAAGATGCTAAAAGAGCTTAACATACCAAAATCCATGCTTCCTGAAGTTAAAAATTCCAGTGAGGTATACGGTCAGGCTAACCTTGGAGGAGTAGGGGGAACTGGAGGAGTAAGAGTTCCTATTGCAGGGGCAGCAGGAGACCAGCAGTCGGCACTGTTTGGACAGGCTTGTTTTGAAAAGGGAGAGGCTAAGAATACATATGGAACAGGCTGCTTCCTCCTCATGAATACGGGAGAAAATGCAGTAGAGTCTAAAAACGGACTACTTACAACAATAGCAATAGGTATAGACAACAAAGTAGAGTACGCATTAGAGGGAAGTGTCTTTGTAGGAGGAGCTTCTGTACAATGGCTGAGAGATGAGCTCAGACTGATAAATGATGCAGCAGACACCGAGTACTTTGCAAACAAGGTAAAAGACAGTAACGGTGTGTATGTGGTACCTGCCTTCGTAGGTCTAGGATCACCTTACTGGGATATGTATGCCAGAGGAACAATAGTTGGACTTACGAGAGGAGCCAACAGAAATCATCTTATCAGAGCGACTCTAGAGTCTGTGGCTTACCAGTCTAGAGACCTTATAGATGCAATGGAAGATGACTCTAATATAAAATTAGCGGCTCTAAGGGTAGACGGAGGAGCTGTAAAGAACAACTTCTTAATGCAGTTCCAGTCAGACATACTAGGAACAGATGTACTAAGGCCTGTTGTAACTGAGACGACAGCCCTAGGAGCAGCTTACTTAGCAGGACTTGCTGTTGGATTCTGGAAAAGTAAAGAGGAAATAAGAAACAGATGGCAGGTGGAAACTCAGTTTGCTCCGGCTATAGAGGAAGGTCATAAAGAGCAGTTATACAAAGGTTGGAAGAAAGCCGTAGAGAGATCGACTGCTTGGGAAGAGATGGAATAAAAATACAGGCAAGAGAAATCATGAGAGCCAAGTAATCAGGGGATATTTAGTGTCTCCTGTTTACTTGGCCTTTTAAATTTTTTATTTTTTTTGGATTAAATAAAAAAATAACATTCTGATTGAAAGTTATAATTTTATTTATTTTTTTTTATCTTCAAAAAGTTTATTTTTGTAAGGTAATTAAGGTATACTTAACATATGAACAAATTAAATTTAATTTGTGGGAAATAAAGTTCTACTAAACAAAGTGTAAAAATTCACACTTTAAAATATTGTTTATTTGTAAAGTATATGCTAAAATATTGGGAAAACAGAACATTTTTTTATTTAAATGTATTTATTTGATGTTTAAAACTTTACATATACTTAACATTATTTTTTATTAAAGGGGTGTATTTATGAAACTGTTTACTTTCAGAGGGGGGGTTCATCCGCCTGAAAATAAAGCTCAGACAGAAAATAAGGTAATAGAAGTATTTTCTGTATCCAAAACACTGTATGTGCCGATGCTTCAGCATATTGGAGCTCCCTTAGAGCCTAATGTAAAAGTTGGGGACAGAGTATTAAAGGGGCAAAAGATAGCTGACTCTGAAGCCTTTGTGTCTTCTCCAGTACATTCTCCGGTGAGTGGAGTAGTAAAAAAAATAGAAGTTATGCCATTCCCTCTCAGTGGGAAAGTTAAAACTGTAGTCATCGAAAATGATGAAAAAGAGGAGTGGGCAGAGCTAACCAAGATAGAAAATTGGGAAGAGGCTTCTAGAGAAGAGCTCCTGGCAATGGTAAGAGAAAAAGGTATAGTAGGGGTAGGGGGAGCTTGTTTTCCTACACATATAAAATTAAATCCTCCAAAAGATGTGACCATAGACGTATTACTTCTAAATGGTGCAGAATGTGAGCCATATCTAAACTCGGACAACAGGCTTATGATAGAAGAGCCACAGAAGATAGTAGAAGGAATCAAGATTATAAATAAGATTCTCGGAATAAACAGAGCTGTTATCGGTATAGAAGACAATAAAACAGAGGCTATCGAAACGATGATTAAAGCCTGTGAAGGAACCGGTATAGAGGTGGCAATGCTAAAGACACAATATCCTCAAGGGGGAGAAAAGCAACTCATAAAAGCCGTTTTAGACAGAGATGTACCTTCGGGAGGACTTCCTTCTGCAGTAGGTGTTGTGGTTCAGAATACTGGAACTGCCGGAGCAATTTATGAAGGTTTAGTCGAAGGAAAACCTCTTATCGAAAAAATTGTTACAGTTTCTGGTAAGGCTGTGGAAAGACCTTCAAATTTAAAAGTAAGAATAGGAACAATGTTTTCAGAAATATTAGACTACGTTGGAACAAACAGGGAGTCTATGGACAAGTTAGTTATGGGTGGACCTATGATGGGGATGGCCCAGCATACAGAAAAAGTTCCTGTGGTAAAGGGAACATCAGGACTTTTGGCTCTTACAAGAGAAGAAACCAATCCTTATAAACCTAAGTCGTGTATAGTTTGTGGAAAATGCATTAAGGCATGTCCTGTAAACCTTCTTCCAAATATGTATGCTAAATTGGCAAGATTTAAACAGTGGGAGGAGATGGGTAAAAATCATCTTATGGACTGCATAGAGTGTGGATCATGTTCATATATCTGCCCTGCAAACAGACCACTAACTGAAGCTATAAAAATTGGAAAAGCTAAACTTAGAACAATGAAAAAGTAGTAATCAGGAGGAGAAAACGTGGAAAAGATTTTGAAAATGGGACCTTCACCACATATAAGAACCAAAGAGAGAGTCGAGGATGTAATGTATGATGTGGTAATAGCACTATTACCAGCTCTTCTCATGGCAATATATGTTTTTGGAATGAGGGCACTTACAGTAACAGTAACAGCGGTAATTTCTTGCATGGCAACAGAATGGCTTTGTCAGAAGGTAATGAAACAAGATATATCTATTTTTGATGGAAGTGCAATTATAACAGGAATATTGTATGCCTTTGTAATTCCAGCCTTCATGCCGATACCTTATGTAATAGTGGGATCTGTAGTTTCTATAGCTTTGGGTAAAATGGTTTTTGGAGGACTAGGACACAACATATTTAACCCTGCCCTTGTAGGGAGAGCTTTTGTCCAGGCATCTTGGCCAGTGGCAATAACAACTTTTTATTATGACGGGAATGCAGGTGCAACTGTTCTAGATGCAATGAAAAGAGGTCTTGATCTGGATACTTCTCTTTTGCAGGTGGGAAATCCTTATGTTAATGCGCTTGTAGGAAGAATGGGTGGATGTCTAGGTGAGACATCAGCGATAGCCCTTCTTATAGGTGGAGTTTATCTTATAAAGAAAAAGCAGGTTGATTGGAGGGTGCCGGCTATAATAATAGGAACGGTATTTGCTCTAACCGCTTTAGCAGGAGCAAATCCGTTTCTGCACATTCTTTCAGGTGGACTTTTCTTGGGAGCTTTCTTTATGGCTACCGACATGGTTACAAGCCCTTATACAGAGAAAGGTAAGATTTACTATGCTGTTGGAATAGGGATACTTATATCTGCAATCAGATTAAAAGGTGGGTATCCTGAAGGAACGGCATTTGCAATACTCATTATGAATGGAGTAGTTCCAATCATAAATAGGTATACCGCTCCGAAAAAATTCGGGGAGGTGGCGAAATAATGAATAGATTTGTACACTATGGACTTGTACTTCTTTCTATAGCTGCCATTTCTGCAGGTATACTGGCATCGGTAAATAATATGACAAAAGATGTAATTGCTGCAAATGCAAGGAAAGCTGTAAATGAAGCTAGAGTAAAAGTTCTTCCAGGAGCAGTTTCCTTTAATGAAGAAGAGAAGAAAAGTGTAGACGGTTTAGATTATGTACCAGGTTATAATGAGGGTGGACAAGTAGTTGGTTACGTAGTAACTGTAGCTCAGCCTGGTTATGCGGCGAATATAAATTTTGTTTTAGGTTTTGGATCAGAAGGAGATATCAAGGGAATTAATATAATTGGCCATCAAGAAACACCTGGATTAGGGTCTAAGATATCAGATCCAGATTGGCAGTCCCACTGGATAGGTAAAAAATTAGGATATGAGTTCAATAAATCCACAGATGCCTTTGCAGGAGCAACTATTTCTCCTCAAGCAGTTTACACTGGAATGATGAGAGCTCTTTCTACTTATGAAACTGAGGTGAAGAACTAATGGGTAAAAAAGAGATGAAAATACTCACTCAGGGACTCATAAAAGAGAATCCTGTATTCGTGTTACTTTTAGGACTATGTCCTACACTTGGAGTCACAAGCTCGGCAATAAATGGTCTGGCAATGGGACTGGCAACAATGGCTGTACTTGTGTGTTCGAACAGTATAATATCAGCTGTAAAAAAGAGTATTCCGGATAAGGTAAGAATCCCGGCATATATAATGGTAATAGCCTCACTGGTTACTATAGTAGAGATGATAATGAAAGCCTATGTACCTGCTCTGTATGCAGTACTCGGACTATTTATTCCTCTTATAGTTGTTAACTGTATAGTTTTGGGAAGAGCAGAGAGTTTTGCCGCTAAAAATGGAGTTTTCCTATCTTTCTTAGACGGAGTGGGAACAGGTCTAGGATTTGCTCTAGCACTTACTCTTCTTGGAGGAATAAGAGAGATACTTGGAAACGGGTCGCTGTTTAATATTTCATTTATTCCTGAAGGGTTTAGTCCTGCACTTATATTCATACTAGCGCCTGGAGCTTTTATAACTATAGGATGTATAATCGCAACGCAGAATTATATAAAGATGAGAAAAAGCGAGAAAATCCAGAATAGTGTGGAGGTGTAATCTGTGGATTTAGGAAATTTATTTTCAATAATTGTTGGTGCAATATTTATAAATAACTTTGTCTTTGCCAAATTCCTGGGTATTTGTCCTTTTATGGGTGTATCTAAAAAGGTGGAATCGTCTATAGGAATGGGTATGGCAGTTGCCTTTGTTATGACTCTGGCCTCTGCAGTTACTTGGATAGTTTACAAGTTCTTGTTGGTTCCATACGGGTTGGAATACTTACAGACGATAGCATTTATTTTGATAATAGCTTCCCTTGTACAATTTGTAGAGATGGCTATTCAAAAGACATCTCCTCATCTGTATAAAGCTTTGGGTGTATTTTTACCACTTATAACTACAAACTGTGCTGTACTAGGGGTTGCAATTCTTAATATTCAAGATGAATTGAACTTTATAGAAACAGTTGTAAATGGTTTTGCAGCTGCTATAGGATTTACTCTTGCTCTTGTTCTGCTGGCAGGAATTAGAGAAAGACTGGAATACGCTGATATACCTAGACCTTTCCAAGGAGTACCAATAGCATTTGTATCTGCAGGACTTCTTGCTATGGCGTTTATGGGATTCAGTGGAATGCAAATCTAGATTTTTGGGAGGTTAGTCAAAAATGGAAGCAATATTAATACCAATTTTGATATTGGGAGGGATAGGACTTTTTATGGGACTTTTCCTTGCCTTTGCATCAAAGAAATTTGAGGTAGAAGTCAATCCCAATGTTGAGAAAATAATGGAAGTTCTCCCGGGGATAAACTGTGGAGCATGTGGTTTTCCTGGATGTGCAGGTTATGCTGAAGCAATAGCTCTAGAGGGAGCAGAAATAACTGCCTGTGCCCCTGGAGGTGCAGCAGTTGTAGAGGCTGTAGCAACTATAATGGGTATGACTGCAGAGACTGGCGGAGAAAAGATAGTAGCAAGAGTGCTCTGTCAAGGTGATAACACAAGAACAACTAAACTTTATGACTTTGATGTGGAGCTTAAAAGCTGCGCAACTGCAATGTTGTATTTTGGAGGAGACAAATCCTGCTGGCATTCATGTCTAGGGTATGGAGATTGTGCAGCGGTATGTCCTGTAGATGCAATAAGAATAACAGATAAGGGTGTAGCTGTCATAAATGAAGACAAGTGTGTATCGTGTGAGAAGTGTGTCAAAGAGTGCCCAAAAAGGGTTATATCTATGACTCCTCAAAGTCAAAAAGTTACGGTATTATGCTCTTCAAGAGAAAAGGGTGCAGTTGCTAGAAAGAACTGTAGTGTTGCTTGTATCGGTTGTGGTGTCTGTGTAAGGTCTTGTCCAGTAGATGCTATAGACTTGAAAAATAACCTTGCAAAGATAGATTCTGAAAAATGTATTCAGTGTGGTCTTTGTGCAATAAAATGCCCGACCAATGCAATAACAAGTGAAGTAAAAGAGATAAAAAAGGCTGAGATAATCGAAGAAAAATGCGTGGGATGTACAGCCTGTGCAAGGGTCTGCCCTGTGGATGCTATAGAGGGAGAGGTAAAGCAAAAGCACAAGGTGATAGAAGAAAAATGTATCGGCTGTCAGCTTTGCTACGAAAAGTGTAAATTTGGTGCAATAAAAATAAATGTTACTGAAAAAAATGAAAATTAATTAAAATGGAAGGCTGCATTAATGCAGCCTTCCATTTTATAATTTCTGGAATTTTAAATTTTTATGGATTCAGTACCTTTTTCAAGAGCTTTTTTATGAAGAGATAGAAGTTTGGTTTTCTCACTGTCAAAAACTTTTGATAAGGCCACAAGAATTCCTTTTTCATCAATTGACTTTGTCAAAGCTAGATAGGCTCCTAGCATGACGAGGTTAGAATCCTTTTCAACTCCACATTCAGATGCGATTTCATTAGCGGGAATATAATATACTTCAAGATCCTTCCGAGAGGCTTTATCGGAGACGAGAGAGCTATTAATCAAAAGTCTACCTCCCGGAGCAAGTGATATTTCAAATTTCTCCATGGAGGGTTTGTTCATAACAATGGCAAAGTCTGCATCTCTTGAAACTATAGGGGATCCGATAGGCTCATCTGAGAGGATAACATGGCAGTTGGCAGTCCCACCTCTCATCTCTGGTCCATAGGAGGGTAACCAAGAGACTTGTCTATCATGGAGCATTCCTGCATATGCTATGAGCTTCCCGAGAACCATAACTCCCTGTCCGCCAAATCCGGCACAGATTATTTTTTCTGTCATGCTAGTCCACCTCTCTTTCGTTAGATTTTATTACCCCTAAAGGATAGTAAGGGACCATGTTGTCCTTAACCCATTGGAGAGCCTCTATAGGGGTCATACCCCAATTTGTAGGACAGGTGGATAGGACTTCTACAATTGTAAAGCCCTCTCCTTTTATCTGAAGCTCAAATGCTTTTTTTATAGCTTGTTTTGCCTCTCTCACGTGCTTTGGATCATGAACAGACACCCTAACTACATAGACAGCCCTTTCTAAAGTAGCAAGAATCTCTGACATTCTGATAGGCATTCCGTGAATTTTTTTATCTCTTCCGTAGGGAGATGTAGTGGCTTTCTGACCGATGAGAGTAGTGGGTGCCATCTGACCACCAGTCATCCCGTATACAGCATTATTTACAAAAATTGTAGTGAAGTTTTCACCTCTGAGAGCGGCATGTATTATCTCTGCACAACCTATAGAAGCCAAGTCTCCATCTCCCTGGTAGGTGAAAACAGCACAATCTAAATTGACTCTTTTTATACCTGTTGCCACGGCAGGAGCCCTTCCATGAGGTCCTGCCTGCATATCACAATTGAAATATTTATACGAAAGGGCGGAGCAGCCTACAGAAGCGACCCCTATACTTTTATCTAAAACGTCAAGTTCCTCTAAAACCTCACCTACAAGTCTGTGTATTATCCCGTGAGTACATCCTGGACAATAGTGGGTTACTGCATCTGTCAATCCCTTTGTCTTTTGGAAAACCATTGTCATCACTGCCCACCTCCAAGAATGTTTTCTATTTTATCAATTATCTCCTGAGGTGTAGGAATAACTCCCCCTGTTCTGCCATAAAAGTGAACAGGAATACGTCCTTCTACTCCTAGCCTCACATCTTCTACCATCTGCCCAGTGCTCATTTCAACAGTCAAGACAGCCGTGACTCTCTCAGGGAGGGTTTTCAGTATATGATATGGAAATGGAAAAAGAGTTATAGGTCTCAAAATACCAACATTTATACCCTTATTTTTTAAAGTTTCCACGGCACTTTTTAGAATCCTGGAGGTTGTGCCGTAAGCCACTGCAACAATGTCGGCATCTTCCATATTGTACTCCTCCCACCGACATTCTTTTTCACTTATGAGATCCATCTTTTTTTTGATTTCCAGGATGTGCTTTTCCAGCCTATAAGAATCAAGGTCCAAAGAGGTTATGATATTCGGTTCTCTTTTACCTCTTGTACCTGTGGTAGCCCAATTTTTTTCAGGACCAATTTTTTGGGTGAAACCTTTGAACTCAATAGCCTCCATCATCTGACCGATCATACCGTCTGCTAAGATCATGACTGGAGTTCTGTAGGCGTCAGCTACATCAAAAGCTGTGTGGATTAGGTCGACAGCCTCCTGGATGTTTGCAGGGGCAAAAACAGGAAGGCGGTAATCTCCGTGTCCTCCACCTTTAACAGCCTGAAAATAATCAGCCTGAGCAGGCTGTATTCCGCCGAGTCCAGGTCCCGCTCTCATAACATTTATGATGAGACATGGAAGCTCAGCACCTGCTATGTAGGATATTCCCTCTTGCTTTAGGGATATTCCCGGAGAGGAGGAAGATGTCATAACCCTAGCTCCTGAACCTGCAGCTCCAAAGACCATATTTATAGCGGCAATTTCTGACTCAGCCTGGACAAAGATCCCCCCTGCTAGAGGAAGTTCCCTAGACATATACTCAGGTATTTCATTTTGGGGAGTAATAGGATATCCGAAAAAAAATTTACATCCAGCTCTAATTGCAGCTTCAGCCATGGCTTCATTACCTTTCATTAAAACTTTTGCCATCTGAAAACCTCCTTTCAATTAAGTTTTCTCTACTCTTATTACAAGGTCAGGACACATTATTGCACAGTTTCCACATCCGATGCATTTATCAGGATCACTTACTCCGGCGGGATTGTAACCTTTTGAGTTGATTTTATTTTTTTGAAGGAACACAATACTTACGGGGCAATATACAGTACATAGTCCACAGCCCTTACAGCGATCCTCATTAAAAGTAACGGTACCTTTTCCCATTTTCAACCTCCTTTCAATGGAAATAGTTTTTCACTAGCTGTTTTTAATTAAGTTTTACGCAGTGATTTCTCTCTTCCCTTCTTTAAATTACATTATCTTAGATATTATGTAAATTTAATTAAATGCAATTAAAAAAAGACCCTTTAAAGGGTCTTTTGGAAACAATATGTGAAAAAATAATATTTGGAAACTTTAAAGGGTATTTTCTTTAACTTTTAACTTATAATTTTGAAACTTAAATACCAAAAAACTGCTTAGTGGCACAAGATATAAATAAAATGCATATGGAATGTAGGAATAAAAATTGACCTTTAAAGTCTCAGTGGGAACAAAGGCAGCAATGTTCCATGGTATCAGGGGAGCTATCACAATTGATGTATTTTCAAGGTCTAAAGCTAATTTATCCTTACCGTAGCCAAGTTTTTTATATGCATCTTTTAGAAATTGCTCTGTCAACACAGTAGATATGGTCTGGCTGCATCCGAATATTCCCGTCAGGATACTTGTTATGATTGTGCATGAAAATAACTCGAATCTATTTTTAGACTTGAGGCTTATTCCATGGAATTTTTCAAGCATAGCTGTTCTGTTGAATATTCCTGC from uncultured Ilyobacter sp. includes these protein-coding regions:
- a CDS encoding MIP/aquaporin family protein, with the protein product MGVYLAEFIGTMILILLGNGVVANVVLNKSKGNNSGWIVITAGWGFAVAIAVYVTGWVSGAHINPAVTIALATIGSFDWGMVPGYVAAQVAGAFAGGVLVYLTYKQHYDETEDADGKLATFSTGPAISGAKWNAITEIIGTAMLVMGVLGITNGNNNVGPMAALLVGILVWSIGLSIGGPTGYAINPARDLGPRIAHALLPIKGKRDSDWAYAWIPVVAPIVGGIIGAQIYTVCLSVWS
- the glpK gene encoding glycerol kinase GlpK, producing the protein MNKKYVIALDQGTTSSRAIVFDKDGNAVGVSQKEFTQIYPKAGWVEHNPMEIWASQSSVVTEVIAKIGITNDEIAALGITNQRETTVVWDKNTGEPVYNAIVWQCRRTANICNDLKERGLEEYVRHNTGLVIDAYFSGTKVKWILDNVEGARERAEKGDLLFGTVDTWLIWKLTNGKVHVTDYTNASRTMLFNIRDLKWDEKMLKELNIPKSMLPEVKNSSEVYGQANLGGVGGTGGVRVPIAGAAGDQQSALFGQACFEKGEAKNTYGTGCFLLMNTGENAVESKNGLLTTIAIGIDNKVEYALEGSVFVGGASVQWLRDELRLINDAADTEYFANKVKDSNGVYVVPAFVGLGSPYWDMYARGTIVGLTRGANRNHLIRATLESVAYQSRDLIDAMEDDSNIKLAALRVDGGAVKNNFLMQFQSDILGTDVLRPVVTETTALGAAYLAGLAVGFWKSKEEIRNRWQVETQFAPAIEEGHKEQLYKGWKKAVERSTAWEEME
- the rsxC gene encoding electron transport complex subunit RsxC, which translates into the protein MKLFTFRGGVHPPENKAQTENKVIEVFSVSKTLYVPMLQHIGAPLEPNVKVGDRVLKGQKIADSEAFVSSPVHSPVSGVVKKIEVMPFPLSGKVKTVVIENDEKEEWAELTKIENWEEASREELLAMVREKGIVGVGGACFPTHIKLNPPKDVTIDVLLLNGAECEPYLNSDNRLMIEEPQKIVEGIKIINKILGINRAVIGIEDNKTEAIETMIKACEGTGIEVAMLKTQYPQGGEKQLIKAVLDRDVPSGGLPSAVGVVVQNTGTAGAIYEGLVEGKPLIEKIVTVSGKAVERPSNLKVRIGTMFSEILDYVGTNRESMDKLVMGGPMMGMAQHTEKVPVVKGTSGLLALTREETNPYKPKSCIVCGKCIKACPVNLLPNMYAKLARFKQWEEMGKNHLMDCIECGSCSYICPANRPLTEAIKIGKAKLRTMKK
- a CDS encoding RnfABCDGE type electron transport complex subunit D, which produces MEKILKMGPSPHIRTKERVEDVMYDVVIALLPALLMAIYVFGMRALTVTVTAVISCMATEWLCQKVMKQDISIFDGSAIITGILYAFVIPAFMPIPYVIVGSVVSIALGKMVFGGLGHNIFNPALVGRAFVQASWPVAITTFYYDGNAGATVLDAMKRGLDLDTSLLQVGNPYVNALVGRMGGCLGETSAIALLIGGVYLIKKKQVDWRVPAIIIGTVFALTALAGANPFLHILSGGLFLGAFFMATDMVTSPYTEKGKIYYAVGIGILISAIRLKGGYPEGTAFAILIMNGVVPIINRYTAPKKFGEVAK
- a CDS encoding RnfABCDGE type electron transport complex subunit G, encoding MMNRFVHYGLVLLSIAAISAGILASVNNMTKDVIAANARKAVNEARVKVLPGAVSFNEEEKKSVDGLDYVPGYNEGGQVVGYVVTVAQPGYAANINFVLGFGSEGDIKGINIIGHQETPGLGSKISDPDWQSHWIGKKLGYEFNKSTDAFAGATISPQAVYTGMMRALSTYETEVKN
- a CDS encoding electron transport complex subunit E; protein product: MGKKEMKILTQGLIKENPVFVLLLGLCPTLGVTSSAINGLAMGLATMAVLVCSNSIISAVKKSIPDKVRIPAYIMVIASLVTIVEMIMKAYVPALYAVLGLFIPLIVVNCIVLGRAESFAAKNGVFLSFLDGVGTGLGFALALTLLGGIREILGNGSLFNISFIPEGFSPALIFILAPGAFITIGCIIATQNYIKMRKSEKIQNSVEV
- the rsxA gene encoding electron transport complex subunit RsxA — translated: MDLGNLFSIIVGAIFINNFVFAKFLGICPFMGVSKKVESSIGMGMAVAFVMTLASAVTWIVYKFLLVPYGLEYLQTIAFILIIASLVQFVEMAIQKTSPHLYKALGVFLPLITTNCAVLGVAILNIQDELNFIETVVNGFAAAIGFTLALVLLAGIRERLEYADIPRPFQGVPIAFVSAGLLAMAFMGFSGMQI
- a CDS encoding RnfABCDGE type electron transport complex subunit B, with the translated sequence MEAILIPILILGGIGLFMGLFLAFASKKFEVEVNPNVEKIMEVLPGINCGACGFPGCAGYAEAIALEGAEITACAPGGAAVVEAVATIMGMTAETGGEKIVARVLCQGDNTRTTKLYDFDVELKSCATAMLYFGGDKSCWHSCLGYGDCAAVCPVDAIRITDKGVAVINEDKCVSCEKCVKECPKRVISMTPQSQKVTVLCSSREKGAVARKNCSVACIGCGVCVRSCPVDAIDLKNNLAKIDSEKCIQCGLCAIKCPTNAITSEVKEIKKAEIIEEKCVGCTACARVCPVDAIEGEVKQKHKVIEEKCIGCQLCYEKCKFGAIKINVTEKNEN
- a CDS encoding 2-oxoacid:acceptor oxidoreductase family protein, coding for MTEKIICAGFGGQGVMVLGKLIAYAGMLHDRQVSWLPSYGPEMRGGTANCHVILSDEPIGSPIVSRDADFAIVMNKPSMEKFEISLAPGGRLLINSSLVSDKASRKDLEVYYIPANEIASECGVEKDSNLVMLGAYLALTKSIDEKGILVALSKVFDSEKTKLLSLHKKALEKGTESIKI
- a CDS encoding thiamine pyrophosphate-dependent enzyme, producing MTMVFQKTKGLTDAVTHYCPGCTHGIIHRLVGEVLEELDVLDKSIGVASVGCSALSYKYFNCDMQAGPHGRAPAVATGIKRVNLDCAVFTYQGDGDLASIGCAEIIHAALRGENFTTIFVNNAVYGMTGGQMAPTTLIGQKATTSPYGRDKKIHGMPIRMSEILATLERAVYVVRVSVHDPKHVREAKQAIKKAFELQIKGEGFTIVEVLSTCPTNWGMTPIEALQWVKDNMVPYYPLGVIKSNEREVD
- a CDS encoding 3-methyl-2-oxobutanoate dehydrogenase subunit VorB yields the protein MAKVLMKGNEAMAEAAIRAGCKFFFGYPITPQNEIPEYMSRELPLAGGIFVQAESEIAAINMVFGAAGSGARVMTSSSSPGISLKQEGISYIAGAELPCLIINVMRAGPGLGGIQPAQADYFQAVKGGGHGDYRLPVFAPANIQEAVDLIHTAFDVADAYRTPVMILADGMIGQMMEAIEFKGFTQKIGPEKNWATTGTRGKREPNIITSLDLDSYRLEKHILEIKKKMDLISEKECRWEEYNMEDADIVAVAYGTTSRILKSAVETLKNKGINVGILRPITLFPFPYHILKTLPERVTAVLTVEMSTGQMVEDVRLGVEGRIPVHFYGRTGGVIPTPQEIIDKIENILGGGQ
- a CDS encoding 4Fe-4S binding protein, translated to MGKGTVTFNEDRCKGCGLCTVYCPVSIVFLQKNKINSKGYNPAGVSDPDKCIGCGNCAIMCPDLVIRVEKT